The genomic window TTCTGGTAGCATTTTTCGCATCCTTTAGCTGAAGTTTCTCCGTCAGTTCCGCATTGGAAAGTTTAATTTCACCGGTCTTGATATGTCCGGCATGACGCGTTTCAAACAGCTGGATATCGGAGATCCCGTGCTTTCCGGATTGTAATGAACTCAGGTTTTCTTCCACATTGTTCCCAATGGAAGATATGATGCCCATTCCTGTAATGGCAATTTTTTGACCCATTTTATAAAATGTAACAATGGATCAATATACCAGTCTAACACTTATTGGTAAACTGTTACATTGATCCATTGGTATATTGATTTATTTTGTTCTGTTTTCTTCGATAAATTTCGCCATGGTATCGATGGAGGAGAAAATTTCCTTTCCTTTTTTAGGATCGGATAATTTGATACCGTATTCTTTATCCAAAAGAACAATCAGCTCAAGGGCGTCGATAGAATCCAATCCAAGACCTCCCCCGAACAACGGATCCGTATCTTTGATTTCTTCTACTGCAACGTCTTCTAAATTAAGAACTTCGATAATTTTGTGTTTTAATTCTTCTCTTAAGTTTTCCATATTTTTTAAAATTTACGAATGTATCAATCTGCCAGTTTACCAATGGGTTACTACTGAATATGATTATTACATTCTTATACTGTTATATTGTTAAATTACGCAGTCAGCAAATATACAAAAGCTTTATAACTTTCCTGATATAGTTCTACCCAGCCGCACAATACTTTATCGGCTTTTCCCGACTGCAATATCTGTTGGGCGTAGCTGTTCAGGAATTCTTCGTCGAATTCATCCAGTACAAAAAAAGCATTCTCGGTCTGCATTTTGTGCCGGATGCTGATCTCACCTACACAGATATTGGGCAGCGTATATACAAAAACCGCCGGGCTCGGAAAGTAACTGTCCTGGGAATTGATGCTTTCCTGATATTTGAAATCGGTGTCTAAACTCGATGACCTGTTGGAAAATACCAAAGCGGTACGGCTGTGATCTTCATTTTTTAAGATTATTTCAGAGGCCAGGAAAGCCAGCTTGCTCAGGCTATCCATTTTATGAAATTTAGGATAGTTCAGTTCCAGGCTTTTATAGGCTTCTTTCGCAAAATCTGAAAAGTTTTCAGCAGGCGATTCAAAAATGATTTTATTATTGAGAACAATTGTTGAATTTTCTATAGTGCAGGTATCTGTTTTCTTCATGAATAAAGTTAAAAAGGATTAAGGCTTTCGTTCCGGGTTTTGATGGGTGTTGAAAACAGAGAAAACTACAATATCATTATCTATAACTTCATAAATAATGACGTAAGGGAATTGTTGGATATAAACTTCACGAAAATTATTGCTTTTTACAGAATAGTGCAACGGATTTTTAGTAATTCTATCAAAAAACTTTTGAACACATTTCAGAAATTTATTACCTAAACCTTTTCTTTTACTTTGATAATATTCAATTGCTTCAGCTAAATCGATATGAGCTCTTGACTTTAAAATTAATTTATAAGTCATAATCCCTCATCAACCTTTGCTTCACTTCTTCCCAAGTATATGAGGGAGTTTCACCTTTTATGTGCTTCTCTCTTTCAAGTTCAAGCTTTTCGTAGTACCAATCGGGAACAGCAGAATAATTGTCTTCTTCTTTTTCAGTATCATCAATGATTCTTTTGAAAATACGCAAAATTCTTTCATCAGCGGTATCGATGAATTCGTGAATTCTTTTTCTTATATCTACACTGGATTCCATTTTTCTCAAACTTATGTCTATCAAAAATACAAAATTATTTTTTACATTTTCTCCAAAACAAGAGCTGAATTACAGCCTCCAAATCCGGAAGCGGTTTTTAAAATATACTGGATGTCCGCAGACTGGTTTTCTCTGATGATATTCAGTGGTTGAGAAGTTCCCGGCTCTTCAAAGTTTTTGGAGGGAATCAGCGTATTATTCAAGGCACTTTCCATAGAGATAATACTCTCCAGTAATCCGGATGCTCCCAGGCAATGGCCGTAGTATGCTTTCAAACTGTTTAAGGGAACCTGCTCCAATTCCATCCTATTGAAAGCGATGGCTTCCATTTCATCATTGTAAAGGGTAGCGGTTCCGTGGGCGGAAATAAAATCGATCTGTGAAGTGGAAATTTGAGCTTCTGCCATTGCATTTTTGATGCTGGCAAATAAACCGTCACCTGTTCTCGATGGTCCGGAAATATGGTTCGCGTCATTCACTGCCGAGTCTCCTGAGATTTTAAAACAAAAGGTTTCGTTATTCTTTGGTTCAGAAGTTATATAAACCGCTGCGGCAGCTTCACCGATGTTGATGCCATCCCGGCTTT from Chryseobacterium sp. SORGH_AS_0447 includes these protein-coding regions:
- a CDS encoding phosphopantetheine-binding protein, with the translated sequence MENLREELKHKIIEVLNLEDVAVEEIKDTDPLFGGGLGLDSIDALELIVLLDKEYGIKLSDPKKGKEIFSSIDTMAKFIEENRTK
- a CDS encoding 3-oxoacyl-ACP synthase, producing the protein MKKTDTCTIENSTIVLNNKIIFESPAENFSDFAKEAYKSLELNYPKFHKMDSLSKLAFLASEIILKNEDHSRTALVFSNRSSSLDTDFKYQESINSQDSYFPSPAVFVYTLPNICVGEISIRHKMQTENAFFVLDEFDEEFLNSYAQQILQSGKADKVLCGWVELYQESYKAFVYLLTA
- a CDS encoding type II toxin-antitoxin system RelE/ParE family toxin, whose translation is MTYKLILKSRAHIDLAEAIEYYQSKRKGLGNKFLKCVQKFFDRITKNPLHYSVKSNNFREVYIQQFPYVIIYEVIDNDIVVFSVFNTHQNPERKP
- a CDS encoding addiction module family protein; the protein is MESSVDIRKRIHEFIDTADERILRIFKRIIDDTEKEEDNYSAVPDWYYEKLELEREKHIKGETPSYTWEEVKQRLMRDYDL